From Pleuronectes platessa chromosome 17, fPlePla1.1, whole genome shotgun sequence, one genomic window encodes:
- the rars2 gene encoding probable arginine--tRNA ligase, mitochondrial, whose product MANFFRRRIAAKLSRTLQQHEDVFTPALSAVPVFKKQKTADFKLSINALRASGVLPSSGDVQLQAEDLAAQLKQDSVVENISADRGMINFTVNRRLFVEKMLEPLENQDDTKFGLNSELFNNLKRGTTLVEYSSPNIAKKFHAGHLRSTIIGNFIANLKQTLGNNVIRMNYLGDWGMQFGLLGAGFAQFGSQEKLKQNPLQHLFEVYVQVNKEAEHSEEVKQNARDFFRQLEQHDVHAVSLWQQFRDITVSEYQHIYKRLGVHFDIYSGESEHQGQAQEVVQQLRSGGLLKTSEKGTGVVDLSPDGDGSSVCTVLRSDGTTLYITRDLAAAVDRKQKYHFDEMIYVTDKSQATHFQQLFQILLAMGHPWAESCQHVSFGLVRGMKTRTGEVVFLEDVLDEARTRMLHNMSQSKTTKELDDPEDTAEKVGISALIIQDFKGPLYSDYNFDWDRMLQAQGDTGVFLQYTHARLCSLIRRNIEMNAATFDPSLLLEQSSVTVLQHLLRYDEVLYQSAQDLQPKHLVNFLLKLCHLIATAHRELPVKGSPQEVAQARLRLFSRSCSVLANGMRILGITPVDKM is encoded by the exons GCAGCACGAGGACGTGTTCACTCCAGCCCTGTCAGCTGTTCCTGTCTTTAAGAAACA GAAGACGGCTGACTTCAAACTGTCCATCAACGCTCTACGAGCCAGTGGAGTGTTACCGTCCAGTGGAGACGTTCAGCTGCAGGCGGAAGACTTGGCCGCTCAG CTGAAGCAGGACAGCGTGGTGGAAAACATCTCTGCTGATCGAGGCATGATAAACTTCACAGTCAATCGCAGGCTCTTTGTGGAG aAAATGTTGGAGCCGTTAGAAAATCAGGACGATACCAAGTTTGGGTTAAATAGTGAACTTTTTAATAATCTCAAGAGAGGAACAACATTAGTGGAATACag CTCTCCTAATATCGCCAAAAAATTCCATGCTGGACACTTGCGGTCGACAATTATTG GTAACTTCATCGCCAACCTGAAGCAGACCCTCGGAAACAACGTCATTCGAATGAACTACCTTGGGGACTGGGGAATGCAGTTTG GTTTGCTCGGAGCTGGGTTTGCACAGTTTGGATCTCAGgagaaattaaaacagaatCCACTGCAGCATTTGTTCGAG GTGTATGTCCAAGTGAACAAAGAAGCAGAGCATAGTGAGGAAGTGAAGCAGAACGCCAGAGACTTCTTTAGACAGCTGGAGCAGCATGACGTCCACGCCGTGTCCTTGTGGCAACAGTTCAGAGACATCACAGTGAGCGAGTATCAACACATTTACAAG CGGTTAGGCGTCCACTTTGATATTTACTCCGGGGAGTCAGAGCACCAAGGCCAGGCCCAGGAAGTGGTGCAGCAGCTGCGGAGTGGAGGCCTGTTGAAAACCTCAGA GAAGGGAACTGGTGTAGTGGATCTTTCCCCTGATGGAGACGGGAGCAGCGTCTGCACGGTGCTCCGCAGCGACGGCACAACGCTCTACATCACCAG AGATTTGGCTGCAGCTGTTGACCGAAAACAGAAGTACCACTTTGATGAGATGATTTATGTG aCGGATAAAAGTCAAGCGACTCACTTCCAGCAGTTGTTCCAGATTCTTCTCGCCATGGGTCATCCTTGGGCGGAGAG CTGTCAGCACGTTTCCTTCGGCCTGGTGCGGGGGATGAAGACCAGGACCGGTGAGGTGGTGTTTCTGGAGGACGTGCTGGACGAAGCCCGGACCAGGATGTTACACAACATGAGCCAATCAAAAA CAACGAAGGAACTGGACGACCCAGAGGACACGGCAGAGAAAGTGGGAATCAGTGCCCTGATCATTCAG GACTTTAAAGGTCCCCTGTACTCCGACTACAACTTCGACTGGGACAGGATGCTGCAGGCACAGGGAGACACAGGCGTCTTCCTCCAATACACACATGCTCGACTCTGCAG TTTAATACGGAGGAATATAGAAATGAATGCTGCGACGTTCGACCCGTCTCTTCTCCTCGAGCAGTCGAGTGTGACCGTCCTGCAGCACCTCCTTCG TTATGACGAGGTGTTGTATCAGTCCGCCCAGGATCTCCAACCCAAACATCTTGTCAACTTCCTATTGAAGCTGTG tCACCTGATCGCCACGGCACACAGGGAGCTGCCGGTGAAGGGAAGCCCTCAGGAAGTTGCACAG GCGAGATTACGTCTGTTCAGCAGATCCTGCTCAGTCCTGGCCAACGGGATGAGGATCCTCGGCATCACGCCGGTTGATAAAATGTGA